A single genomic interval of Spirosoma taeanense harbors:
- a CDS encoding SusC/RagA family TonB-linked outer membrane protein: protein MRKILLGSWLLTLLFCLPVLAQEVSVSGRVTSSDDGSALPGVSIQVKGTTRGATTDAQGNYRLSVPANARLVFSYIGFGTQEIPVGNQSTINVTLSSGTQSLDEIVVTAQGIERDKRSLGYSTQEIGGGLIAQRSEPNLLNALQGKLAGVNISGQSGAPGASTNINIRGITSFNGSNQPLIVVDGIIFSNDVNITGNTLFQSQSANRLADVNPESIESINVLKGPAAAVLYGSRASAGAIIITTKNGRGQNNKTEVTITSSYNVQNVYGLPRFQNDYGQGTNNLFVNNTTNSWGPPFVGGPTSVTNLQGQSRPYQAYPNNVQDFYRQGTILQNTASIAGGDAARNFNISLSNTSQQGITPNSKFGRTNVQLGGETKLNNGLRITGTGTYVQTIQRGAALGNGGSAYGQLTRIPRSYDLPNEPYQDANGQSIYFLTTSNNPNWALYNTTLNSQVDRFFGNFTVGYDVTKWLNVTYRVTGDTYTDRRKAVNSIGAARAPQGEVIQDNFFRSELNGDLLINAKTDRFFLDGLTANLLLGNNINQRKTQNATVYGASLTIPGFENVSNASVFTSSGESSTLRRLVGYYAQASFAYNNYLFLELTGRADQSSTLPKSSSTYFYPSASVSFVPTDAFKVQSDVLSYAKVRASLARVGRDADPYLLNSVFVTSSYGNNLASVQFPISIGGNSIPGFGISTRIGNNGLTPEFVTSSEVGLNLGFFNNRLSLDAAYFFTRSTNQIFNVAVSPSSGYDTRTTNVGELQNRGVELVLSATPVRVNGFKWDINLNFTRIRNKVISIAPGVKQSGITGNGFIGITSSIVEGQPYGVIVSSAYPRVQNTDPKGLYYDATGQNVGQYVINPTTGQFAPTLAGQVISNPNPNYTAGLTNTFSYKGLTLSALVDVRQGGQLYSFGAVDYRSAGSLYVTGIDRDQPRILPGVIQNSDGSFRPNNIQLPAQTYWQGLGGLASEAAVFDATVYRLREVALNYTLPKTLLGKTPFGQISVGVSGRNLYFFAPGYYADPEVNTQGAGNIQGLDLNGPPNTRNYGANVRLTF from the coding sequence ATGCGCAAAATTTTATTGGGTAGCTGGCTGCTTACGTTACTCTTCTGTTTGCCCGTGCTGGCACAGGAAGTATCAGTAAGTGGCCGCGTCACTTCATCAGATGATGGCTCCGCTCTGCCGGGTGTGAGCATCCAGGTAAAAGGTACTACCCGTGGAGCAACGACTGATGCTCAGGGAAACTACCGCCTTAGTGTGCCAGCCAATGCCCGGCTGGTGTTCAGTTACATCGGTTTTGGCACCCAGGAAATTCCTGTGGGTAACCAGTCAACTATTAACGTAACCTTGTCCAGTGGTACGCAGAGCCTCGACGAAATCGTTGTTACTGCGCAGGGTATCGAGCGCGACAAGCGGTCGCTGGGTTATTCGACGCAGGAAATAGGTGGTGGTCTGATCGCGCAGCGTTCGGAGCCTAACCTGCTCAACGCACTGCAGGGTAAACTAGCCGGGGTAAACATTTCGGGGCAAAGTGGCGCGCCGGGTGCTTCAACCAACATCAACATTCGCGGCATCACGTCCTTTAACGGTTCGAACCAGCCCTTGATCGTGGTGGATGGTATTATCTTCAGCAACGACGTAAACATTACGGGTAATACCCTGTTCCAGTCGCAGTCGGCTAACCGCCTGGCTGACGTTAACCCCGAAAGCATTGAGTCGATCAACGTTCTGAAAGGACCCGCTGCGGCTGTGCTGTACGGATCGCGCGCATCGGCCGGAGCTATTATCATCACGACGAAGAACGGCCGGGGCCAGAACAACAAAACGGAAGTAACGATTACGTCGTCCTATAACGTGCAGAACGTGTATGGTCTGCCGCGTTTCCAGAACGATTACGGTCAGGGAACGAACAACCTGTTTGTTAACAACACTACCAACTCCTGGGGCCCGCCGTTTGTGGGTGGTCCTACGTCGGTAACCAACCTGCAGGGGCAATCGCGTCCGTATCAGGCGTATCCGAACAACGTGCAGGATTTTTACCGGCAGGGCACTATTCTGCAGAACACGGCGAGTATTGCCGGTGGTGACGCTGCCCGTAACTTCAATATCTCGCTCAGCAACACCAGCCAGCAGGGTATTACGCCAAACTCGAAGTTTGGCCGGACCAACGTCCAGCTGGGCGGTGAAACCAAGCTGAACAATGGCCTGCGGATTACCGGAACCGGTACGTATGTGCAGACCATCCAGCGGGGTGCAGCCCTGGGTAACGGCGGTAGCGCTTACGGTCAGCTGACCCGGATTCCGCGTAGCTACGACCTGCCCAACGAGCCTTACCAGGATGCCAACGGTCAGAGCATTTATTTCCTGACGACGTCAAACAACCCGAACTGGGCGCTTTATAACACAACGCTCAACAGTCAGGTAGACCGTTTCTTCGGTAACTTCACGGTGGGCTACGACGTAACCAAATGGCTGAACGTAACGTACCGCGTAACGGGTGATACCTATACCGATCGCCGGAAAGCGGTCAACAGCATTGGGGCTGCCCGCGCTCCGCAGGGCGAAGTCATCCAGGACAACTTCTTCCGCTCTGAATTGAACGGTGACCTGCTCATCAACGCCAAGACGGACCGGTTCTTCCTGGACGGCCTGACGGCCAACCTGTTGCTCGGTAACAACATTAATCAGCGCAAAACGCAGAATGCAACGGTATATGGCGCATCGCTGACCATTCCGGGTTTCGAGAACGTATCGAACGCGTCGGTATTCACCAGTTCGGGCGAATCGTCTACGCTGCGCCGACTGGTTGGTTACTACGCGCAGGCTTCGTTTGCCTATAATAACTACCTGTTCCTGGAACTGACGGGCCGCGCTGACCAGTCGTCTACGCTTCCCAAATCCAGCAGCACATATTTTTATCCGTCGGCTTCGGTTAGCTTCGTTCCAACCGACGCCTTCAAGGTCCAGTCGGACGTTCTTTCGTACGCCAAAGTACGGGCCAGCCTTGCCCGGGTAGGCCGCGATGCCGATCCGTACCTGCTAAACTCGGTATTCGTCACGTCGAGCTATGGTAATAACCTGGCCAGTGTTCAGTTCCCGATTTCAATTGGCGGCAACAGCATTCCGGGTTTTGGTATCAGCACCCGGATTGGCAATAATGGCCTGACGCCTGAATTCGTTACATCTTCGGAAGTTGGTTTGAACCTGGGCTTTTTCAACAACCGGTTGAGCCTGGACGCTGCCTACTTCTTCACACGGTCAACGAACCAGATTTTCAACGTAGCCGTATCGCCATCGTCGGGTTACGATACCCGCACGACCAACGTGGGTGAGCTGCAGAACCGCGGTGTTGAGCTTGTTCTGTCGGCTACACCAGTCCGCGTTAACGGCTTCAAGTGGGATATCAACCTGAACTTTACCCGCATCCGGAACAAAGTTATTTCGATTGCACCGGGTGTTAAGCAGTCGGGCATCACCGGAAACGGCTTCATTGGTATTACCTCGTCAATCGTGGAAGGCCAGCCCTATGGCGTCATTGTCAGCTCGGCCTACCCGCGTGTGCAGAATACCGACCCCAAGGGTCTGTACTATGACGCAACCGGCCAAAACGTTGGTCAGTATGTAATCAACCCAACAACGGGTCAATTTGCGCCGACGCTTGCGGGTCAGGTTATCTCGAACCCGAACCCGAACTACACGGCCGGTCTGACGAACACGTTCTCCTACAAAGGTCTGACCCTGTCGGCGCTGGTCGACGTACGTCAGGGCGGACAGCTGTACTCATTCGGTGCTGTCGATTACCGGAGCGCAGGTTCGCTGTACGTAACGGGCATCGACCGCGATCAGCCGCGGATTCTGCCGGGCGTTATTCAGAATTCGGACGGTTCGTTCCGGCCGAACAACATCCAGCTGCCGGCACAAACCTACTGGCAGGGTCTGGGTGGTCTGGCTTCAGAGGCAGCTGTATTCGACGCTACGGTTTACCGGCTGCGCGAAGTAGCGCTGAACTATACTCTGCCCAAAACGCTGTTAGGCAAGACCCCGTTTGGTCAGATCTCGGTGGGTGTCAGCGGCCGGAACCTGTACTTCTTTGCACCGGGCTACTATGCTGATCCGGAGGTAAATACCCAGGGAGCTGGTAACATTCAGGGCTTAGACCTGAACGGTCCGCCGAATACGCGTAACTATGGCGCGAACGTTCGGCTTACTTTCTAA
- a CDS encoding SusC/RagA family TonB-linked outer membrane protein — protein sequence MHKILLGSWLLALLFCVPVLAQDIAVSGRVTSSDDGSALPGVSVQVKGTNRGTTTDANGTYRVNVPANGRLVFSFIGFTSQEVAVGNRSTVNIAMTGDAQQLSEIVVIGYGTQSRQDATGSISSVKGAAIAETPIQSFESGLAGRSAGVQITVPNGVVNNPPVFRIRGTNSISLSSYPLVVVDGVPTYTGDQGATNAPTNPLASINPSDIESIDIAKDAAATAIYGSRAANGVVFVTTKRGKSGKARISYDGWYGISNPYRLPEMLNASQYVTFKSMAAANNPATASTVKFTQTNDANGNPINTRWYDYVYRQAMSHSHNLNVSGGSENTNYYFSAGYTSQQGVIRKNDFKRINTLLNIDSKVSRLFSIGGKLSFSNEQNFAAASSGSLSGEAFNTSGLGRIGLVLPPILPAYNNDGSYNVNGSAIGFANNITGTSISYPNPIPSLDLNRSNSENNHIQSNAYVQLKPLEWITLRSQFGIDYLLIDNDIFQAPITSEGYSSNGYAAAISSKNKLWLWTNTAQFTRSFGGAHNFDLLLGQEQQRRTYQSYGLNRQTLSDPAYTVIQAGFTTTNTSGLGYGENYLLSAFGRLNYNFKEKYLLSGNIRQDEYSALGEKKGIFYGASAGWEITRENFWSTAKLNNVFSSFKIRGSYGKVGNIGGIGDYTPYSTYASGLYGGVSTLYFSVVGNPGLRWETSTKTDFGLNFGLLNDRITGEVALYKNDIDNLILNVAQAPSTGIPGTISGVAYPPQNIGTMYNKGLELSLNARILNKKSLQWSSNFNITFNKNEVTSLAPGLSSLQTGTSGLETVNQTQPGYPLGYLWVVRTNGVDLATGKRIFVNSAGQNVYYQYYAPAGQFNYSTTPDGKTRYVNATGGTAITQAADGVMYANTIPKIYGGFDNNFKFGPFDLGVLLTYQLGFNVYYGTNAGLHDQRFWNNATDVLTDAWMKEGDTGKKYAKPLFNDNVSNGSAFPLDINVFKGDFLKLRTVSLGYTLPASLLSRAKISSLRLYVTGQNLAIVTKYPGPDPEVSSNGNATSGQGVDRNTVPNARTVTFGLKVGF from the coding sequence ATGCACAAAATTTTATTAGGGAGCTGGTTGCTTGCGCTGCTTTTCTGTGTGCCGGTTCTGGCGCAGGATATAGCCGTGAGTGGCCGCGTCACTTCATCAGACGATGGCTCCGCTCTGCCGGGCGTGAGCGTACAGGTAAAAGGAACAAACCGGGGTACGACTACCGATGCCAATGGCACGTACCGGGTAAACGTTCCGGCCAACGGTCGCTTAGTGTTTAGCTTTATTGGCTTCACAAGCCAGGAAGTAGCCGTTGGTAATCGCAGTACCGTTAACATAGCGATGACGGGCGATGCGCAGCAACTGAGTGAGATTGTTGTGATTGGCTATGGAACCCAATCCCGCCAGGATGCCACCGGCAGTATTTCCTCAGTGAAAGGAGCCGCCATTGCCGAAACACCCATTCAAAGCTTTGAGTCTGGTCTGGCCGGTCGTTCGGCGGGGGTTCAGATCACCGTTCCCAATGGCGTAGTCAACAACCCGCCCGTATTCCGGATTAGGGGAACAAACTCTATCTCGCTAAGCTCGTATCCGCTGGTTGTTGTCGACGGTGTGCCTACCTACACGGGCGATCAGGGCGCAACTAACGCACCTACCAACCCGCTGGCCAGCATTAACCCCAGCGATATTGAAAGTATCGACATTGCCAAAGACGCAGCCGCTACGGCCATTTACGGCAGCCGCGCGGCCAATGGGGTTGTGTTTGTTACGACCAAACGCGGTAAGAGCGGCAAAGCCCGGATCAGCTACGACGGTTGGTATGGTATTTCAAACCCGTACCGTCTGCCCGAAATGCTGAACGCCAGCCAGTACGTCACGTTCAAATCAATGGCCGCTGCCAATAACCCCGCCACAGCCAGTACCGTTAAGTTTACGCAGACAAACGACGCGAACGGCAACCCGATTAATACCCGCTGGTATGATTACGTATACCGGCAAGCCATGTCGCACAGTCATAACCTTAACGTATCGGGCGGCAGCGAGAACACGAACTACTATTTTTCGGCCGGTTATACGTCCCAGCAGGGCGTCATTCGGAAAAATGATTTCAAGCGAATCAACACCTTGCTCAATATCGATAGTAAAGTGAGCCGCCTGTTCAGCATCGGCGGTAAACTGTCGTTTTCAAACGAACAGAACTTTGCGGCTGCTTCGTCGGGTTCGTTGAGTGGCGAAGCCTTTAACACGAGCGGTCTGGGCCGTATTGGTCTGGTGCTGCCGCCAATTCTGCCTGCTTATAATAACGACGGGTCGTACAACGTAAACGGATCGGCCATTGGGTTTGCCAACAATATCACCGGTACATCTATTTCGTATCCGAACCCAATTCCGTCCCTAGATCTCAACCGGTCGAACAGCGAGAATAACCACATCCAGTCGAACGCCTACGTGCAGCTCAAGCCGCTGGAATGGATCACGCTCAGAAGCCAGTTTGGTATTGACTATCTGCTGATTGACAACGACATCTTCCAGGCGCCGATTACGAGCGAAGGATACAGCAGCAATGGATATGCCGCAGCTATCTCCAGCAAGAATAAACTATGGCTGTGGACCAATACGGCTCAGTTTACGCGGTCGTTCGGCGGAGCCCATAACTTCGATTTGTTACTGGGTCAGGAACAACAGCGCAGAACCTATCAGTCGTACGGCCTGAATCGTCAGACGTTATCCGACCCGGCTTACACGGTAATTCAGGCCGGGTTTACCACCACAAACACGTCGGGCCTGGGTTACGGAGAGAACTATCTGCTATCGGCTTTCGGTCGTCTGAACTACAATTTCAAAGAAAAATACCTGCTCAGCGGTAATATTCGCCAGGACGAGTACTCGGCGCTGGGCGAGAAGAAAGGTATTTTCTACGGCGCTTCGGCAGGCTGGGAGATCACCCGCGAAAACTTCTGGTCGACCGCCAAACTGAACAACGTGTTTAGCAGCTTCAAGATTCGGGGAAGCTACGGCAAAGTGGGTAACATCGGCGGCATCGGCGACTATACGCCTTACTCGACCTATGCGTCGGGTCTGTATGGTGGCGTCTCAACGCTGTATTTCTCGGTGGTGGGTAACCCTGGCCTGCGCTGGGAAACCAGTACCAAAACGGATTTTGGCTTGAACTTTGGTTTACTCAACGATCGGATCACGGGTGAGGTGGCGCTGTATAAAAACGACATCGATAACCTCATTCTAAACGTAGCACAGGCTCCTTCCACGGGTATTCCGGGGACTATTTCCGGCGTTGCTTACCCCCCTCAGAACATCGGCACGATGTATAACAAAGGGCTGGAACTTTCGCTGAACGCGCGCATTCTGAACAAAAAATCGCTTCAGTGGTCATCGAACTTCAACATTACATTCAACAAGAATGAAGTCACTTCGCTGGCCCCAGGTCTGTCCTCGCTTCAGACGGGCACATCGGGTCTGGAAACGGTGAACCAAACCCAGCCTGGTTATCCCCTGGGCTATTTGTGGGTCGTTCGCACGAACGGAGTTGATCTGGCAACGGGGAAGCGGATTTTCGTAAACTCTGCTGGTCAGAACGTGTATTACCAGTATTATGCACCAGCCGGGCAGTTTAACTACTCGACCACGCCGGATGGCAAAACCCGCTACGTTAACGCGACCGGCGGTACAGCCATTACGCAGGCCGCCGACGGAGTCATGTATGCCAACACGATTCCGAAGATATACGGTGGTTTTGACAACAATTTCAAGTTCGGGCCGTTCGATCTGGGCGTTCTGCTGACCTATCAGTTAGGCTTCAACGTGTATTATGGCACCAATGCAGGGCTGCATGATCAGCGTTTCTGGAACAACGCGACCGACGTACTGACCGACGCCTGGATGAAAGAAGGCGATACGGGCAAGAAATACGCCAAGCCGCTGTTTAACGACAACGTTTCGAATGGCTCCGCTTTTCCGCTGGATATCAATGTATTTAAAGGGGATTTCCTGAAACTACGGACGGTTTCGCTGGGCTATACCCTACCGGCCTCTTTACTATCGCGGGCCAAGATTAGCAGCCTGCGTTTATACGTGACCGGTCAGAACCTGGCTATCGTTACAAAATACCCCGGCCCCGATCCGGAAGTTTCGTCGAATGGTAACGCGACCAGCGGGCAGGGCGTTGACCGCAACACTGTGCCGAACGCGCGCACCGTTACGTTTGGTCTGAAAGTCGGCTTTTAA
- a CDS encoding SusD/RagB family nutrient-binding outer membrane lipoprotein, producing MKIIFRRAVLMLPLVGVLGSCTNFLDVNVTPNNPTSVPPSVLLPSSEIGTAFASANEINRFTSTIMQQIAGAANSPATYDIYSTTGADFGNQWRFELYGGSLVNYQKVIDIASASNSPAYTGIAKIMKAYTFSMATDIWGDVPYSQALQGEAFPQPRVDKQEDIYKGNQSLQIQSLFDLVREGLADLDKTSATKPGNDDVIFKGDLNKWRRAGNTMLLKFANTISRKEPALAKQIIDQVIASGNFITSNADDLNVFFGASVGSRDPRYEYTNVSSFKDDILLSTRYLNLLQGLNDPRLPVFFTKPAANYVTWDNGQRGTLPSPTSSWSRYNAYVTGANGEGPVRLITNFQRAFILAESALVLGTAGDPQALYTEGIRASMTLAGQTAAQIDAYLAANPKVAILSGSTQEKLAQIITQKYIAFTGNGLELWNDWRRTGYPTQQPAQNAAGVDATRPVRAVYVTFENERNPNFPNPAPQSNVKVWWDVD from the coding sequence ATGAAAATCATATTCAGAAGAGCGGTCCTGATGCTGCCATTGGTGGGTGTCCTGGGCAGTTGCACAAACTTCTTAGACGTTAACGTAACGCCTAATAACCCGACGTCGGTACCACCGTCGGTGTTGTTGCCGTCGTCGGAGATCGGAACGGCGTTTGCCAGTGCAAACGAGATCAACCGGTTTACATCCACGATCATGCAGCAGATAGCGGGTGCTGCCAACAGCCCGGCCACGTATGACATCTACTCGACTACCGGTGCCGATTTTGGCAACCAGTGGCGCTTTGAACTGTATGGTGGCTCGCTGGTCAATTACCAGAAGGTTATTGACATCGCATCAGCCTCGAACTCGCCGGCCTATACGGGTATCGCCAAAATCATGAAGGCATACACGTTTTCGATGGCAACCGATATTTGGGGGGATGTTCCTTACTCGCAGGCCTTACAGGGTGAAGCCTTCCCGCAGCCGCGCGTAGACAAGCAGGAGGATATCTACAAAGGCAACCAGTCGCTGCAAATTCAGAGCCTGTTTGATCTGGTGCGCGAAGGTCTGGCCGATCTGGATAAAACCTCGGCAACCAAACCTGGTAACGATGATGTTATCTTCAAAGGTGATCTGAACAAGTGGCGCCGGGCAGGAAATACAATGCTGCTGAAATTCGCCAACACCATCAGCCGCAAAGAGCCAGCCTTAGCTAAACAGATTATCGATCAGGTTATTGCAAGCGGTAACTTCATTACGTCGAACGCCGATGATCTTAACGTATTCTTTGGCGCTTCGGTCGGTAGCCGCGATCCGCGTTATGAGTATACCAACGTGAGCTCGTTTAAAGACGACATTCTGCTGAGCACTCGGTACCTGAACCTGCTTCAGGGCCTGAATGACCCTCGCTTGCCAGTTTTCTTTACGAAACCAGCTGCGAACTACGTTACCTGGGATAACGGCCAGCGCGGTACGCTGCCATCGCCAACGTCCTCCTGGTCGCGTTATAATGCCTACGTAACGGGGGCGAACGGTGAAGGACCGGTACGGCTGATCACGAACTTCCAGCGCGCGTTTATCCTGGCGGAATCCGCACTGGTGCTGGGCACCGCTGGCGATCCGCAGGCGCTGTACACGGAAGGCATCCGGGCATCGATGACGCTGGCAGGTCAGACCGCAGCTCAGATCGACGCTTATCTGGCAGCCAATCCGAAAGTAGCTATCCTGAGCGGCTCGACGCAGGAGAAACTTGCGCAGATTATCACGCAGAAGTATATCGCCTTCACGGGCAATGGACTTGAATTGTGGAATGACTGGCGTCGGACGGGTTACCCAACCCAGCAGCCCGCTCAGAACGCGGCCGGTGTCGACGCAACACGTCCGGTTCGGGCGGTATATGTAACGTTCGAGAATGAGCGTAACCCCAACTTCCCCAACCCAGCTCCGCAATCAAACGTAAAGGTTTGGTGGGATGTTGATTAA